A stretch of the Chlorobiota bacterium genome encodes the following:
- a CDS encoding TonB-dependent receptor: MLLIFVGLYSYGKTQTNQIEGVVLDDNKNGIIGAKVQLKDAKLGAITKINGGFKIDKVPIGNYILIVKAIGFELTEIPVILNENTIDNLRILLKETVKQGKEIQVNAKSIQQDKSNTFTSITKIEPRDAKYLPGAAEDVMRSLRALPGILSPSDFTSQLVVRGSGPDQNLIVLDDIEVFNPYRLYGFISMFNPETVTDITLLTGGFPAKYGDRLSAVLDVVNKEGDRDRTIEGTINSSLTNANLIIEGKIPFGLNGGWLFSTRRTYYDLIAGPILKSSKLLDGDVALPNFRDFQGKILIRPNSYNSIVINGLSSRDGTEISSGSGRERLDSISITDESFNTTLGVQWRFNPTEKLFNKTSFNWYENSGITEFGGSGGSEVLYGQGVTRDSAAKLIKSLPQSLQDSLKKRGIDGNNLPLLTLSGNAGFTFQKKSFNNETNLKLNDNLIEFGIGADLMRTFVEFKIERDSTFKALVSANGGGRAPSDVGNDLNYYRWHLYAQDKLPIIDNFYVNLGARFDYYKLINKSYVVPRLSASYAINDLTTLRAAFGIYYQSPGYEKQLDGQNFYDLSDPAVQNLDAEKSIHYVLGLDKTISDNLRFKIEAYYKKFYNLIIPKKVIGTKYIVDPIGKDSALNYASGWSKPRAEIGDSITSIPINGAIGEAKGIELFLQKISNGDDDRLNGWVSYSLAFTERIRDGVVIPFNFDQRHTINIVSNYKFNNWLEVGLNFQYGSGFPYTPAIGIKPRITSSIDSNGSKIPVIATNIFSESLLISDKGGIENINSARKNAYHRLDMRATFYRNWFGLNWALYLDIINVYNHSNMLSRNYFIDKKTAELKYRDVNMLPILPTIGINLKF, translated from the coding sequence ATGTTATTGATTTTTGTTGGTTTATACTCTTATGGTAAAACACAAACAAATCAAATTGAAGGAGTAGTTTTAGATGATAACAAAAATGGAATTATTGGAGCAAAAGTTCAACTTAAAGATGCAAAATTAGGAGCAATAACTAAAATTAATGGTGGGTTTAAAATTGATAAAGTTCCGATTGGAAATTATATCCTAATTGTTAAAGCTATTGGTTTTGAGCTAACAGAGATACCAGTTATTTTAAATGAAAATACAATTGATAATTTAAGAATTCTCTTAAAAGAAACTGTAAAGCAAGGTAAGGAAATTCAAGTAAATGCAAAATCTATCCAACAAGATAAATCAAATACATTTACAAGTATTACCAAAATTGAGCCAAGAGATGCAAAATATTTACCAGGTGCAGCTGAAGATGTAATGAGGTCATTAAGAGCTTTACCAGGAATTCTTTCACCAAGTGATTTCACTTCTCAACTTGTAGTTAGGGGTTCAGGTCCTGATCAAAACTTAATTGTATTGGATGATATTGAGGTATTTAATCCTTATAGATTGTATGGTTTTATCTCAATGTTTAATCCAGAAACTGTTACAGATATAACACTTCTTACTGGTGGATTTCCTGCTAAATATGGTGATCGACTTTCTGCGGTTTTAGATGTTGTGAATAAAGAAGGTGACAGGGATAGAACTATTGAAGGCACTATAAATAGTTCTCTAACAAATGCCAATTTGATTATAGAAGGTAAAATACCCTTCGGTTTAAATGGTGGTTGGTTGTTTTCAACAAGGAGAACATATTACGATTTAATTGCAGGTCCAATTTTAAAATCTTCAAAACTGTTGGATGGAGATGTAGCATTACCAAATTTTAGAGATTTTCAAGGAAAAATATTAATAAGACCAAATAGTTACAACAGCATTGTAATTAATGGACTTAGTAGCAGGGATGGTACAGAAATTTCATCAGGTTCTGGAAGGGAAAGGCTTGATTCAATTTCAATAACTGATGAGTCTTTTAACACCACATTAGGAGTTCAATGGAGATTTAATCCAACTGAAAAACTATTCAATAAAACTAGTTTTAATTGGTATGAAAACAGTGGTATAACTGAATTTGGTGGTTCTGGGGGTAGTGAGGTTTTATATGGTCAAGGTGTAACTCGTGATAGTGCTGCTAAGCTAATAAAGTCACTTCCTCAATCACTACAAGATTCATTAAAAAAAAGAGGAATTGATGGAAATAATTTACCGCTGTTAACTTTAAGTGGTAATGCTGGTTTCACTTTTCAAAAAAAATCATTTAACAATGAAACTAATTTAAAACTAAATGATAATTTGATTGAGTTTGGCATTGGTGCAGATTTGATGAGAACTTTTGTAGAATTTAAAATTGAAAGAGACTCAACTTTTAAAGCATTAGTTTCAGCAAATGGTGGGGGCAGGGCACCATCTGATGTAGGTAATGATTTGAATTATTATCGGTGGCATTTGTATGCTCAAGATAAATTACCAATAATAGATAATTTTTATGTAAACCTTGGTGCAAGATTTGATTATTATAAACTAATTAATAAATCTTATGTAGTTCCAAGATTATCAGCAAGTTACGCCATTAATGATTTAACAACTTTAAGAGCTGCTTTTGGAATATATTACCAATCTCCTGGTTATGAAAAGCAACTTGATGGACAAAATTTTTATGATTTATCAGATCCAGCTGTTCAGAATTTAGATGCTGAAAAATCAATACATTATGTGTTAGGTTTGGATAAAACCATTAGTGATAATTTACGATTTAAGATTGAAGCTTATTATAAAAAGTTTTATAATTTAATAATTCCTAAAAAAGTAATTGGGACTAAATATATTGTTGATCCAATTGGAAAAGATTCAGCTTTAAATTATGCTAGCGGATGGAGCAAACCAAGAGCTGAAATTGGTGATTCAATAACATCAATTCCTATTAATGGAGCAATTGGTGAGGCTAAAGGAATTGAACTATTCCTACAAAAAATCTCGAATGGAGATGATGATAGATTAAATGGCTGGGTAAGTTATTCTCTTGCTTTTACTGAACGAATTAGAGACGGAGTTGTAATTCCTTTTAATTTTGATCAAAGGCATACTATTAATATCGTATCAAATTATAAATTTAATAATTGGCTTGAAGTAGGACTAAATTTCCAATATGGTAGTGGATTCCCTTATACTCCTGCTATTGGAATTAAACCTAGAATAACTTCCAGTATAGATTCAAATGGTAGTAAAATTCCAGTTATAGCTACAAATATCTTTTCCGAATCTCTATTGATATCGGATAAAGGTGGAATTGAAAATATTAATTCTGCAAGAAAAAATGCTTACCATAGGTTAGATATGAGAGCAACATTTTACAGAAACTGGTTTGGTTTAAATTGGGCACTTTATTTAGATATTATTAATGTTTATAATCATAGTAATATGCTTTCTAGGAATTATTTCATTGATAAAAAA
- a CDS encoding ABC transporter ATP-binding protein yields the protein MALLKLDNVTMKFGGLTAVGNLTQEIPMNSLYGIIGPNGAGKTTVFNMITGVYKPTEGNVIFNDKSIIGLKPYEIAANGIARTFQNIRLFTSLSVSDNVRVALNNKGVNNLTNSILQFKKYSNQEDKFQIEIDNLLEMFSLLKFKNELAKNLSYGDQRRVEIVRALATNPKLLLLDEPAAGMTPTEKVELMSLIRFLRDNFDLTIVLIEHDMKVVMGVCEQITVIDYGNKIATGTPFEIKSNPIVIQAYLGEVTN from the coding sequence ATGGCGTTACTCAAACTAGATAATGTAACAATGAAATTTGGTGGGTTAACAGCTGTTGGTAACTTAACTCAAGAAATTCCTATGAATTCACTTTATGGAATTATAGGACCAAATGGAGCTGGTAAAACAACTGTGTTTAATATGATTACTGGCGTTTATAAACCAACAGAAGGTAATGTAATTTTTAATGATAAATCGATTATTGGTTTAAAACCTTACGAAATTGCCGCTAATGGAATTGCTAGAACTTTTCAAAACATTAGGTTATTTACATCACTTTCAGTTTCAGATAATGTTAGAGTTGCATTAAATAATAAAGGTGTAAATAATTTAACAAATTCTATTTTACAATTTAAAAAATATTCAAATCAAGAAGATAAATTCCAAATTGAAATTGACAATTTGTTAGAGATGTTTTCATTATTAAAATTTAAAAATGAATTAGCAAAAAACTTGAGTTATGGAGATCAAAGGAGAGTTGAAATTGTTAGAGCATTAGCAACAAACCCTAAGTTACTTTTACTTGATGAACCTGCTGCAGGAATGACACCAACTGAAAAAGTTGAGTTAATGAGTTTAATTAGATTTTTAAGAGATAATTTCGACTTAACTATTGTATTAATTGAGCATGATATGAAAGTTGTTATGGGAGTTTGTGAGCAAATTACAGTTATAGATTATGGAAATAAAATTGCTACAGGAACACCATTTGAAATTAAATCAAATCCAATTGTAATTCAAGCATATTTAGGAGAAGTAACTAACTAA